The Sabethes cyaneus chromosome 1, idSabCyanKW18_F2, whole genome shotgun sequence DNA segment CGATCCTGTAAATTGAACACTTTTCCCTGCATAATTGCGCCCAACCCTGTATAAAAACCGAAATGTTCTCGAACGGACACAGCCCTAGTTTAGTTGATCGCTCGAACAGCCTTCCGAGCGGCATCATCCAAATCAATTGCCGATTCAATTTTAAGCCCGGAGTCCTGAAGGATCTTTTTGGCGGCGTGCACATTGGTGCCTTCGAGCCGCACCACTAGCGGGACCTGCAATCCAATCGTTTTGGTAGCGTTCACTATTCCGTTCGCGATCGTAGCGCAGTTGACGATACCGCCGAAAACGTTGACCAGAATGGCTTTTACGTTCTGATCGGAAGTCAATATTTGAAAAGCTTTCAGTACTTGATCTTCTTTGACGTTACCGCCGACATCCAAGAAATTAGCCGGACTACCGCCATTCAGTTTGATGATGTCCATTGTGGCCATCGCCAATCCAGCTCCATTCACCAGACAACCGATGTTTCCTTCCATGGCAATGTAATTTAGATTATACCGGCTAGCTTCCAGCTCCTTCGGATCTGTGTCCTCGTGGACATCCATGGCAAAAATTTCCTTCTGCCTGAACTCTGCGTTATCGTCAAAGTTCAACTTGGCGTCAACCGAAATCACTCGACCGTCATCCGTTTCCGCCAGTGGATTAATTTCGATTTGAGTGGCATCAACCTTGACAAACAGCTTGTACAGCTTCTCGATCTCACTTGCAGCTTTCTCAACCAAGGGACCTTTAAACTCTAGAAATCTGGCAACCTCTTCGGCTTGGGCACGCGAAATGCCTTCTACAATCGGAATCGGAACGGTTTTAATTTTTTCCGGAGTTTTTTCTGCCACCGCTTCGATATCCATTCCTCCCGCCGGAGAGGCAATCATTACTGGACCGTTGTTTTCTCTGTCCATCACAATCGACAGGTACGTTTCACGAACAATGTTTATACTGTCGGCTACCATGACCTTCTTCACCAGAATACCGTCTTTCGGCGTCTGCTTGGTGATGAGTTTGGCACCGACCATTTTTTCCACCAATGGAATCACCTGCGAGCGTCTGTAGAagagaaaattttgtagaaacggAAAATTATACGCTCGTCTACAACACTTACTCTTTGGTGATATGAACGCCTCCCTTAAAGCCGTTATCAAAATGACCTTTGCCCCGGCCTCCAGCGAGAATCTGTGCTTTAACGACGTATTCGTTGACGTCTACAAATCAGCATAGATTACTATCAGAACTGATTGAAAATTCGGTTTACTTACTAAAATCCTTCAAAATAGCTTCATCCTTCTTTCCCTCTAGAACACGAAAGGCTTGAATGGCCACACCGCTCTCCGCTAGCAGCTTTTTACTCTGGTATTCTAGTAAGTTAAGGTTACGAACAGGTGTTTGGAGTGTCTGCAAAACAACATCGGTACCATCATCTGAAGACTCGGTTAATCGTTAAAGAATAGGAAAACTCACATATAGCTTTGTGGAAGATCGGCCGAGTAGCTGCCGGTATATCCTAGACAGTGCTAAAGAAGTCATCTTGATTTCAAACACCGCACCAGACAGGATGTGTGCTTCCTAACCGTCTGAAACAATATGAATTGCCACATAATAATCTTCTATCATTTCGGTAGTCAATATACGAATACTGACAACAGATAAGAGAAATCTTCGTAGTGCCTTAACCCTCTAGTACCCCAGAGTGCTTTATTTTCTTtgcgtattttagttttttagtGTATATACGGCAACTGTCCcaatttgaaaaataatacGAGTATAGGTACTTATGTGTTTTTGGGTTATCTGATCGTTATTTCTATTCCAATTTCGGACATCAGAGAGTTAAAAATCGAAATTCAACACATACCTACTTTCGGTTGGAACACAGGCAACTGACTAATACACGAGTTTAAGTGATTCGATTTGAATCAACTTGCTTTTAATCTGGTTTTTGAATACAGTAAACCCAGTTGGTTGTTCAAAATATTTATATCACCAAATAATAGTTTTTATTCCTTAGATTATTATTACGTCAGAGGAATGCAAACACCATATTAAGTCAACACTATGTTAGGAATAACTCAACGCTAAGGATGTAGGACTTATTAGTTATTTCAAAGTTACATTTACTTAACATTGTATTGTAACCATTGTAAATTATAAAATTGATTTCCATAGGCTtaccaaattaaaaataataaaacaaggCAAACCGGCTTCACTCACTCAAGCACAAAATTTATATACTCGCCACTCGCCCGCACATTCACGTGCTTCACGTTCACGTGCAATGAGGTATTATAGAGGTGTGACAATGTTGGTATAAAGACTTGGTAAAGTCGGTAAagtagtgcaatgaagaaatttcatcatggtgtacgtcaaggggtttccaaaagCAATGATTATTACACACCTTGgaaaaaagataatttttaccgtttttggcgtttttgttttttaacctgggttagtTCCAACCTTGGTTCCAACTTGACCACTGAATAAACGAACATTTTCGGGTTGTCCGCATATTACTTACAGCGgggttgaaactgtgaaaaaaccCATCAGAGCAAACCCGACGTCTAAAAACACAGAGaaccagaggttggaaaactcgcaaaatgaatagatacgccgagcatcggcaaacggtttttatcatgataaaacagctacgcgggtggttcaattcgcctataacaatgagcaacatacactcacgcttcatagcatcgctgaatatacgaatatcgtgagcaacgcaaaagtgcgatttaccGTCTTctgcacacttaacaaaaagcaccgaattcggtaaaattttaccgaaatctaaacagctgaacgttcggtaaaaatttcgatggtgccgatcgatcgacgtttacagatcattagtaatgtttggtggaataaaaaattttaccgaacgatcagctgtttagatttcggtaaattttactgAATCGTTTTAGTGtgtgctgcttgtaaagccactaacactactttaaactattcccttttcgtggtaatattattttgaatactttccggcgtcctcGGGCATTTTATATCCGATAAAttgaacacactcaatgttcaatattcaattcttgaacgaattctgatgttcacattgaggttctgttcgtgataaaattcaaagctgatgcgtgcattatcgccgACGCAGGTGAATAGTGTATgctcatgagggatgttcatagattcaaatgaccactttttcgcgaattctccaaccactgcagagaacagattaacaggctcgatggaagtaatcgattttttgtgtgtaaaatttgtcggtagcgccctccagaaatagtttgccaaacgcataaaaatatGTCCATGTACCttaatcaatatttctttgtgctgcagttacatagcagcgatggcagcgacatcaagatttatagggtgccgccagagtgcaagcgacatgcgacgcgacagtataatcaatatatatagaatgccagtgtcgttGCAGTACGCGtggaaaacatcacacatgttcagataatgtatttacattatatttgcatatgtgtgtgtggcTGAGATTCATcgaaaggggaatctcattgtcaaacttggacaaccagtttaaaattttaaatatggctgccaagtaatgtgattggaaacttcgcttgctgcaaatttctgaaaaaacccGGTGCAAAaaggcgcagttgtgggattcaattcatccgaacgaaaagaaaaagaacgtttaaaacatttcactggcataaaaacacagcaatgagcgcactgatgacagcaccaaccagcgcacagataaagaacagataaataacaatgagcaactttgacaatgaagttcccgattcacagacttgatacagattgttagcaacatgtttaccacaatgagtcctgtagtaaaacagcgacactggcattctatatattttGATTCTActgacgcgacgcgacatttcttgctgtagttattcACGCAGCCCTTTTTTGCCCGAAGCAgtactgtgcatttagcaacatgagagcgaagtcgagtcgcgtcgctgtcgcgtttactctgtacgggttgaacttagtttcgctttgggttgaactttttacacagagaacagactaccaggtaatcgacaaaaagtgtgtaaaaggtttttatgtaatctacgagtaatccttcaatagagcacccctcgagcagtaagtggcaaactaaggctgtgaaccatttcgcgaaatttttagctttttggttaaaatttgacagttcgttgttttttcgaaaataaccctgctcgggagcatgatGGTTAgtttagtataatcaatatatatattgctgattgcaagaaaaattgtaccatccgaaGTGCGCAATCGATCATAAAAgcgctattttagcttaaatcgtgtcggtctcttcggcgcacttattgcttggagcGTAACGAATAAGTGCGCTGAAAATACCGAAACGATCTAGTGTAAAATATCACTTTTAAGAGTGATTGCGCACTTTGGATGataaaattttccttgcaatcagcaatatatagaatgccagagtcgctggtgtttcatggatattttggtggcaaacatgttgctggttcgtgtcttggatacgggaactatacattgtcaaattgcccaatagaaaattttcctgccgacgaaataccccaaaacgaccaaatcgggtgatttatcctacgtgatttacggaaaagcagaaggattttttattgggttgcctttttagtttgacaatcagattcccgtttcgaatcaatcactcacacatatgcgcatacagtgcaaatacgtaattttcaaatgggtgatgtttaccacgagcactgcagcgacactggcattctatatatatattgattcaactgttAGTTTTGACCatggttttgacagttcgatggttcgctttagagccaatgagatatgcacaggtgaggaagagagcttcgacctgtttcactgatttttcgttggaatttttttgcattggtatggatgcttatcgcataataaatttgttcaaacaacccgggttgaaatgagatgaattttatctatcaaataaaagcatatcaacatcaaaaattcatccaattttaactcgaacagaataaataatattttcattctcaccttataggctctcattgaacaaaaaaaaactatcaatccgtcaaatatgaaatggttcgcattctgaactgattttaaccactcgaggagaaataaccatcaaactaaaactaactaaaaccacagacaaacagacgagacactcgcgttaattccatcgtccgaTCGAAAAccactcaattttcaaaaaagcatgtttcgcaatatgaccacaccgcggcgcgcgagtgttacttcgagttttcagtatagaaacatacaaatgtaaaagccctacagcataaaaccctgcaaatgcaggctactccgcgacatgcgtAACAGAGGGTACTAGTGTGCaaccaaaatgtgtaggacgatggtttttaaaagatttCCTTCtatatgtgtcatgtcagttcgtcagtgctaaaactaactaactaaaaagttaaaaatttcgcgaaatggttcacagcctaaggccccgtacagagtaaacgcgacagcgacgcgacacgacttcgctttcatgttgctaaatgcacagtcctgcttcgggcgaaaaagggctgcgcgtaaaACTACAgtaagaaatgtcgcgtcgcgtcgcatgtcgcttgcactctggcggtaccctaaatcttgatgtcgcggccatcgctgctatgtaactccagcacaaagtaatattgataaaggtacatggatattttttgatgcgtttggcaaactatttctggagggcgccaccgacagattttacacacaaaaattcgATTAGTTCCTTAGAGCGTGTTAATTTGTTCTCTGTGctcttattttttacgataaacgaaAAAGGGAAATGCGCTTcattcgtcatactgcgcagcatcAAATACATGCGTTGTCCCATATAAACTTTGGTTCAAAACTTGTCAACCTCTATTACTATTATCATCACTATCGGAGGTGGCTTCTGCTGAcagctgtcgtgacagggaCCTGCGTCAAACTTGGGACGAAAAAACGcgctgacatctgcgtgcaatgcttttgTTGCTCTGGGAAGATTtttttacaaaagtaatctctgattactacactCTTATACGCCTaattggaaaccccttggcaaAACTAGCGCCATCATTCGCTTCCGTCGCATTTTTTGCGAAGCTGACTATTCGCCCGGCAAATAAAATAACGTTCAAAGCAGTGGCGAAATGTAGCCGacggcgaacgaacgaaaacgaaacGAACGAAGCGAGAAACGACCATTGTGGTATGGTAGCAGCAGTGTACTTCACAACACAAAACTTTGGTCGCCGTTGAAAAGGCAATTTTTCGcagatatttttttcatatttcaaGTATTTATCTGCTTTGAAACTACAAAAAGCGTGATCCGGAGTTTTCAATTATACTTATAGTACAAAAAGTGAATCAATTCGCAACTTGAATAACAAACAATTCAACGCTCAAAAAAGCACTAATTTTGCGGTATGGACAGAGGTAAGGCGGCGTAATTTTTTCCCCATTTTCATTGCATAAATTTTCAACGAAGCCTGATGCTTGCGTCGtttcaattcttttttttttaattcttatGTTTGCCTTTGTGTTCTTTATCCTTTACTGTATGTAAACACGCATACGTTAGAAATGGGAACGCCACGAAAAGATGCAGAATCACTGATGGAACAAACACGGGCTACAAAGTCTGGCCGAAAAGTGAAGCGCCCGGCTCATTTTGACGATTCGCccgaaacaaaaaaagttggttCAGTTTCATCGATGAGAGCTCTTGTACAAGATACTGAATCGCCCAAAATAAAACCTCAGGCGGAGTTAGCAAAAAAATCTGCTCGGAAAACAATTCTTAAGAGCTGTGACGATACTCCCAGCAAGAATGGTGTTTCGGAACCTGAAGCATTGAAAAAGTCCGCCCGGAAGACGCTACTGGTTGAAGAACAGGAAGCGGTTAAAAAATCTGCTCGCAAAACCATAATAAAGCAAGCGGAAGCTACACCTACTaaggaaaaagcaccagaaCTGGAAGTGAAcaaaaaatcggccaaaaaggCGGTGCTCAAATCGGCCGGTAAAACCGTTTCGGTTGAGCAAGAAGAAGGAACACCGCGAAAGAAGCCTGAGCCAGAaccgaaagaagaaaaaacacttgtaAATCAAAATGTATTGGCTGAAGCTGCTACGCTTGAGGCTGGAATGTCACGAACCGGACGTAAAATCAAAGTTCCAGCTCACCTGAAGGAATTCGAAGAAGTTGTGGTGGCCAGCCCAAAAAAGGAAGCGACAGAAAAGT contains these protein-coding regions:
- the LOC128742622 gene encoding succinate--CoA ligase [GDP-forming] subunit beta, mitochondrial, giving the protein MTSLALSRIYRQLLGRSSTKLYTLQTPVRNLNLLEYQSKKLLAESGVAIQAFRVLEGKKDEAILKDFNVNEYVVKAQILAGGRGKGHFDNGFKGGVHITKERSQVIPLVEKMVGAKLITKQTPKDGILVKKVMVADSINIVRETYLSIVMDRENNGPVMIASPAGGMDIEAVAEKTPEKIKTVPIPIVEGISRAQAEEVARFLEFKGPLVEKAASEIEKLYKLFVKVDATQIEINPLAETDDGRVISVDAKLNFDDNAEFRQKEIFAMDVHEDTDPKELEASRYNLNYIAMEGNIGCLVNGAGLAMATMDIIKLNGGSPANFLDVGGNVKEDQVLKAFQILTSDQNVKAILVNVFGGIVNCATIANGIVNATKTIGLQVPLVVRLEGTNVHAAKKILQDSGLKIESAIDLDDAARKAVRAIN